One segment of Chelonia mydas isolate rCheMyd1 chromosome 13, rCheMyd1.pri.v2, whole genome shotgun sequence DNA contains the following:
- the LOC114022679 gene encoding zinc finger protein 501 isoform X7 yields MHCPGAPTPFQKLKEKASPSLGSVTCLRDTSGSSMAALNSQMECREELQVPDPQGCEEGEMPRGASPDDRASEEGAAQLDGAPRGAQLDVCQRSERVRSLRRSGRRSGSRQQPETPAEPVPQPRGAQQRYVCAECGRGFAVSARLVKHERTHTGERPFACAECGKRFTQNANLVQHRRTHTGERPFHCGDCDRRFGTKADLARHRQSHTGERPFRCAECGRGFSQSSNLLRHQRSHTGERPFACQDCGAAFARSAHLAAHCRTHTGERPFRCGQCRERFAQATALIQHRRLHTGERPFECSDCGKGFTRAATLQHHQRLHAGQRPFPCRDCGAAFAARATLRQHRRRHSGEAPFRCAECGRRFAVSSALLRHQHVHTGERPFTCHECGTGFSQSSALIRHQRLHD; encoded by the exons ATGCACTGCCCGGGGGCTCCGACCCCGTTCCAGAAGCTGAAGGAAAAA GCCTCTCCCAGCCTCGGTAGCGTGACCTGCCTTCGTGACACGTCGGGGAGCAGCATG gctgccctcaactcccagatggagtgcagggaggagctgcaggtCCCGGATCCCCAGGGCTGTGAGGAAGGGGAGATGCCACGTGGTGCCAGCCCAG ATGACCGGGCGAGCGAGGAGGGGGCTGCCCAGCTGGATGGGGCACCCAGAGGAGCCCAGCTGGACGTTTGCCAGCGCTCAGAGCGGGTCAGGAGCCTGCGCCGGTCGGGAAGGAGAAGCGGCTCTAGGCAGCAGCCAGAGACCCCCGCTGAGCCAGTCCCCCAGCCCCGAGGAGCTCAGCAGCGCTACGTGTGCGCCGAATGTGGCCGCGGCTTCGCTGTGAGCGCCCGCCTGGTGAAGCACGAGCGGACCCACACCGGGGAGCGCCCCTTTGCCTGCGCTGAGTGTGGCAAGCGCTTCACCCAGAATGCCAACCTGGTGCAGCACCGTCGCACCCACACCGGGGAGCGCCCCTTCCACTGCGGCGACTGTGACCGGCGCTTCGGCACCAAAGCCGACCTGGCCCGGCACCGCCAGTCCCACACCGGGGAGCGCCCCTTCCGCTGCGCCGAGTGCGGCCggggcttcagccagagctccaacCTGCTGCGCCACCAGCGCTCCCACACCGGCGAGCGCCCCTTCGCCTGCCAGGACTGCGGGGCCGCCTTCGCCCGCAGCGCCCACCTGGCGGCCCACTGCCGCACCCACACCGGCGAGCGCCCCTTCCGCTGCGGGCAGTGTCGGGAGCGCTTCGCCCAGGCCACCGCGCTGATCCAGCACCGCCGGCTGCACACGGGCGAGCGCCCCTTCGAGTGCTCCGACTGCGGCAAGGGCTTCACCCGGGCCGCCACCCTGCAGCACCACCAGCGCCTGCACGCCGGCcagcgccccttcccctgccgggACTGCGGGGCCGCCTTCGCTGCCCGGGCCACCCTCCGCCAGCACCGCCGCAGGCACTCCGGGGAGGCGCCCTTCCGCTGCGCCGAGTGCGGGCGCCGCTTCGCTGTCAGCTCCGCGCTGCTCCGGCACCAGCACgtccacaccggggagcggcccttcACCTGCCACGAGTGCGGCACCGGCTTCAGCCAGAGCTCGGCACTCATCCGCCACCAGAGACTCCATGACTAG
- the LOC114022679 gene encoding zinc finger protein 239 isoform X11 encodes MGPFAPVQGATHICVSADDRASEEGAAQLDGAPRGAQLDVCQRSERVRSLRRSGRRSGSRQQPETPAEPVPQPRGAQQRYVCAECGRGFAVSARLVKHERTHTGERPFACAECGKRFTQNANLVQHRRTHTGERPFHCGDCDRRFGTKADLARHRQSHTGERPFRCAECGRGFSQSSNLLRHQRSHTGERPFACQDCGAAFARSAHLAAHCRTHTGERPFRCGQCRERFAQATALIQHRRLHTGERPFECSDCGKGFTRAATLQHHQRLHAGQRPFPCRDCGAAFAARATLRQHRRRHSGEAPFRCAECGRRFAVSSALLRHQHVHTGERPFTCHECGTGFSQSSALIRHQRLHD; translated from the exons ATG GGTCCCTTTGCCCCGGTGCAGGGAGCTACTCACATCTGTGTCTCAGCAGATGACCGGGCGAGCGAGGAGGGGGCTGCCCAGCTGGATGGGGCACCCAGAGGAGCCCAGCTGGACGTTTGCCAGCGCTCAGAGCGGGTCAGGAGCCTGCGCCGGTCGGGAAGGAGAAGCGGCTCTAGGCAGCAGCCAGAGACCCCCGCTGAGCCAGTCCCCCAGCCCCGAGGAGCTCAGCAGCGCTACGTGTGCGCCGAATGTGGCCGCGGCTTCGCTGTGAGCGCCCGCCTGGTGAAGCACGAGCGGACCCACACCGGGGAGCGCCCCTTTGCCTGCGCTGAGTGTGGCAAGCGCTTCACCCAGAATGCCAACCTGGTGCAGCACCGTCGCACCCACACCGGGGAGCGCCCCTTCCACTGCGGCGACTGTGACCGGCGCTTCGGCACCAAAGCCGACCTGGCCCGGCACCGCCAGTCCCACACCGGGGAGCGCCCCTTCCGCTGCGCCGAGTGCGGCCggggcttcagccagagctccaacCTGCTGCGCCACCAGCGCTCCCACACCGGCGAGCGCCCCTTCGCCTGCCAGGACTGCGGGGCCGCCTTCGCCCGCAGCGCCCACCTGGCGGCCCACTGCCGCACCCACACCGGCGAGCGCCCCTTCCGCTGCGGGCAGTGTCGGGAGCGCTTCGCCCAGGCCACCGCGCTGATCCAGCACCGCCGGCTGCACACGGGCGAGCGCCCCTTCGAGTGCTCCGACTGCGGCAAGGGCTTCACCCGGGCCGCCACCCTGCAGCACCACCAGCGCCTGCACGCCGGCcagcgccccttcccctgccgggACTGCGGGGCCGCCTTCGCTGCCCGGGCCACCCTCCGCCAGCACCGCCGCAGGCACTCCGGGGAGGCGCCCTTCCGCTGCGCCGAGTGCGGGCGCCGCTTCGCTGTCAGCTCCGCGCTGCTCCGGCACCAGCACgtccacaccggggagcggcccttcACCTGCCACGAGTGCGGCACCGGCTTCAGCCAGAGCTCGGCACTCATCCGCCACCAGAGACTCCATGACTAG
- the LOC114022679 gene encoding zinc finger protein 771 isoform X2, whose translation MSAAGFRQQPPTRPSPPGIGPPNRARLRHSRGRPLSGGLVRGPVTSPGPLTLRGWSGQGPAGSRRRQRGLAPERRRRRSLPHVPLRPARTEPAAPGAPRGERRGRGASPGAPASPSLGSVTCLRDTSGSSMAALNSQMECREELQVPDPQGCEEGEMPRGASPDDRASEEGAAQLDGAPRGAQLDVCQRSERVRSLRRSGRRSGSRQQPETPAEPVPQPRGAQQRYVCAECGRGFAVSARLVKHERTHTGERPFACAECGKRFTQNANLVQHRRTHTGERPFHCGDCDRRFGTKADLARHRQSHTGERPFRCAECGRGFSQSSNLLRHQRSHTGERPFACQDCGAAFARSAHLAAHCRTHTGERPFRCGQCRERFAQATALIQHRRLHTGERPFECSDCGKGFTRAATLQHHQRLHAGQRPFPCRDCGAAFAARATLRQHRRRHSGEAPFRCAECGRRFAVSSALLRHQHVHTGERPFTCHECGTGFSQSSALIRHQRLHD comes from the exons ATGTCAGCCGCGGGGTTCAGACAGCAGCCCCCCAcacgccccagccccccagggataGGGCCCCCAAATAGAGCCAGATTGCGACACAGCCGAGGCAGACCCCTCTCTGGGGGGCTGGTCAGGGGGCCGGTAACATCCCCAGGCCCCCTCACTCTTCGGGGCTggtctgggcagggcccggccggGAGCAGGCGCCGCCAGAGGGGGCTGGCTCCGGAGCGCAGGCGGCGGCGCTCGCTGCCCCACGTCCCGCTCCGCCCAGCGCGCACCGAGCCGGCTGCGCCCGGGGCCCCGCGGGGCGAGCGCAGGGGACGCGGCGCCAGCCCGGGGGCCCCG GCCTCTCCCAGCCTCGGTAGCGTGACCTGCCTTCGTGACACGTCGGGGAGCAGCATG gctgccctcaactcccagatggagtgcagggaggagctgcaggtCCCGGATCCCCAGGGCTGTGAGGAAGGGGAGATGCCACGTGGTGCCAGCCCAG ATGACCGGGCGAGCGAGGAGGGGGCTGCCCAGCTGGATGGGGCACCCAGAGGAGCCCAGCTGGACGTTTGCCAGCGCTCAGAGCGGGTCAGGAGCCTGCGCCGGTCGGGAAGGAGAAGCGGCTCTAGGCAGCAGCCAGAGACCCCCGCTGAGCCAGTCCCCCAGCCCCGAGGAGCTCAGCAGCGCTACGTGTGCGCCGAATGTGGCCGCGGCTTCGCTGTGAGCGCCCGCCTGGTGAAGCACGAGCGGACCCACACCGGGGAGCGCCCCTTTGCCTGCGCTGAGTGTGGCAAGCGCTTCACCCAGAATGCCAACCTGGTGCAGCACCGTCGCACCCACACCGGGGAGCGCCCCTTCCACTGCGGCGACTGTGACCGGCGCTTCGGCACCAAAGCCGACCTGGCCCGGCACCGCCAGTCCCACACCGGGGAGCGCCCCTTCCGCTGCGCCGAGTGCGGCCggggcttcagccagagctccaacCTGCTGCGCCACCAGCGCTCCCACACCGGCGAGCGCCCCTTCGCCTGCCAGGACTGCGGGGCCGCCTTCGCCCGCAGCGCCCACCTGGCGGCCCACTGCCGCACCCACACCGGCGAGCGCCCCTTCCGCTGCGGGCAGTGTCGGGAGCGCTTCGCCCAGGCCACCGCGCTGATCCAGCACCGCCGGCTGCACACGGGCGAGCGCCCCTTCGAGTGCTCCGACTGCGGCAAGGGCTTCACCCGGGCCGCCACCCTGCAGCACCACCAGCGCCTGCACGCCGGCcagcgccccttcccctgccgggACTGCGGGGCCGCCTTCGCTGCCCGGGCCACCCTCCGCCAGCACCGCCGCAGGCACTCCGGGGAGGCGCCCTTCCGCTGCGCCGAGTGCGGGCGCCGCTTCGCTGTCAGCTCCGCGCTGCTCCGGCACCAGCACgtccacaccggggagcggcccttcACCTGCCACGAGTGCGGCACCGGCTTCAGCCAGAGCTCGGCACTCATCCGCCACCAGAGACTCCATGACTAG